The Lycium ferocissimum isolate CSIRO_LF1 chromosome 1, AGI_CSIRO_Lferr_CH_V1, whole genome shotgun sequence genome includes a region encoding these proteins:
- the LOC132065579 gene encoding auxin-responsive protein IAA14-like, translating into MDLKETELCLGLPGGGGGELRDNKINGKRGYSETVDLKLNFHQSNDSCAMDLKDKNKMKTTPTNKETACNKDLIKPPAKAQVVGWPPVRSFRKNVMAQKSNTEETDKTSAAAFVKVCMDGAPYLRKVDLKMYKSYQELSDALAKMFSSFTNGKYGSQGMIDFMNESKLMDLLNSSEYVPTYEDKDGDWMLVGDVPWEMFVDSCKRLRIMKGSEAIGLAPRAMEKCKSRI; encoded by the exons ATGGATCTCAAAGAAActgagttgtgtttggggctacctggtggtggtggaggagaATTAAGAGATAATAAGATCAATGGGAAAAGAGGTTATTCTGAGACTGTTGATTTGAAACTCAACTTTCACCAATCCAATGATTCTTGTGCTATGGATCTAAAGGACAAGAATAAGATGAAAACTACTCCTACTAACAAAGAAACTGCTTGTAACAAGGATCTAATCAAGCCACCTGCAAA GGCACAAGTAGTGGGTTGGCCACCAGTGAGATCATTCAGGAAGAATGTAATGGCTCAAAAGAGCAACACGGAAGAAACTGATAAGACTAGTGCGGCTGCATTTGTCAAAGTTTGCATGGATGGTGCACCTTACTTACGTAAGGTAGATTTGAAAATGTACAAAAGCTACCAAGAACTTTCTGATGCTTTGGCTAAGATGTTTAGCTCCTTTACTAATG GAAAATATGGGTCCCAAGGAATGATAGATTTTATGAATGAGAGCAAACTGATGGATCTCCTCAACAGTTCTGAATATGTACCTACCTATGAAGATAAAGATGGAGATTGGATGCTTGTTGGAGATGTACCCTGGGa AATGTTTGTTGATTCATGCAAGCGTTTACGCATAATGAAAGGATCAGAAGCTATTGGACTTG CACCAAGAGCTATGGAGAAATGCAAGAGCAGGATCTAA
- the LOC132061238 gene encoding LOW QUALITY PROTEIN: phospholipase A1-Igamma1, chloroplastic-like (The sequence of the model RefSeq protein was modified relative to this genomic sequence to represent the inferred CDS: substituted 2 bases at 2 genomic stop codons): protein ILGKRVTSRNHSLRSKVVSKNDSSFTISQIKNFKKNKVYGDQEAKLADKWRDIHGQNDWEGMLDPIDPLLRAELISYGDMAQACYDAFDLDQDSKFCGSCKIDPGLFFQRLGWSSSHGYDVTSYIYSMYHIDVPSFFKVPFXPDGXSHKANWIGYVAVSNGEYSAHLGRRDITIAWRGTATNLEKIVDFMDFQKPTSYHKIPSRDPTIKVEAGFLDIYTSRDDECNFCKLSVLDEVKRLIELYSDEEISITITGHSLGSALAIINAYDIAEIGLDVREDGHVIPNVSSHPQGQELGTLDLKKGLKD from the exons ATTCTTGGAAAAAGAGTTACTAGTAGAAATCACTCTTTGAGAAGCAAGGTTGTATCGAAGAACGACTCGTCGTTTACTATATCACAGATAAagaacttcaagaaaaacaaagtctACGGCGATCAAGAGGCAAAATTAGCAGATAAATGGAGAGATATTCATGGTCAAAATGATTGGGAAGGGATGCTTGATCCTATCGATCCCCTGTTACGAGCAGAGCTAATAAGCTACGGTGATATGGCACAAGCATGTTACGATGCATTCGATTTGGATCAAGATTCTAAATTCTGTGGTAGCTGTAAAATTGATCCTGGATTATTTTTTCAGAGGCTTGGATGGTCATCAAGTCATGGTTACGATGTGACAAGCTATATTTATTCCATGTACCATATTGATGTCCCGAGTTTTTTCAAAGTACCCTTTTGACCTGATGGATAGAGTCACAAAGCAAATTGGATTGGCTATGTTGCAGTGTCGAATGGCGAATATTCAGCACATTTAGGGCGTCGTGACATAACGATTGCTTGGCGTGGCACAGCGACAAATCTTGAAAAGATAGTGGATTTTATGGACTTCCAAAAACCAACTAGCTATCACAAGATTCCTAGCCGTGACCCGACCATAAAAGTTGAAGCAGGATTCTTAGACATCTACACGAGCAGAGACGACGAATGCAACTTCTGCAAGTTATCA GTTTTAGATGAAGTTAAGAGACTGATTGAACTATATTCGGATGAGGAAATAAGCATAACAATAACAGGACACAGCTTGGGAAGTGCTTTAGCTATTATAAATGCTTATGACATTGCAGAGATTGGACTAGATGTACGCGAAGACGGGCACGTTATCCCTAATGTGTCTTCTCATCCTCAGGGCCAAGAGTTGGGAACATTAGATTTAAAGAAAGGCTTGAAGGACTAG